aGTGATCTAATGAAAGTTTATCCATCCTAAGGAAActgttttccaaatttttccAGGTGAGCCATCGTCTCAGCAAAACGAAGACAACGATGAGGAAGACGTTAATTCGGATACGGATGAAGTTGTCAAAGCTATATTGGATGCGAAGAAGTTGCACAGGAATCATCCACCTTCTATTACGTTAGAAGATATGATAACAGACATATGTTTTCATCCTAAAGTGGATACCATAGCTGTAGCCAGTATCACAGGGGATGTTTTCATGTAAGCTTGtgataatgtatattttagagcgattttaatcatttacttAACAGATGATAATATACAATCAATAGAATTGTTTTGAATTCTATataatgtgatattttttatttaatctttaatctttctttccatattttaaaaattaaacagtaaaacaataattattcatgTTAATAAAATGGTACAAATGGCTTAATCGGAGTTTGGTTTAAGTCACCCTTAGTTCCAATAAAacatatgcatttttttacattaggTATAAATACAACAATGAGGAGACAAATCTTGCATCTACCATGGAATTGCATCTTAAAGCTTGCCGTGACATTGAGTTCAGTGCGGATGGACGGTCATTATTTTCGACTGGGAAAGATCTGTGTATAGCGATTACCGATGTGGAAACAGAAAAATTAGTTAGGTTGTACGAAGGAGCCCACgagtatgtataatgtattcatGTGTGATATCATTAATACGTTGACGATACTAATAcgttttttatgatttaattgtATCTCAGGCAACCTGTATACACAATGACGATAATCAACGAGCATGTGTTTGTTACAGGCGACGATGATGGTGTAGTAAAACGTAATGCtaattaatatctcttttatatttaatgaactaaatcaattttatacataaagaaaaatgttttaagtcTGGGACCTCAGGCGAAAGGAAAGCGAGCCGGTATTTTCTATAAAGGAGGTAGAAGACTACATCAGTGCAATGATAACTAATAAAGATGCCAAGTACTTAGTTTGCGCCAGTGGTGCTGGTCTGACAACTATAAATATACCGGAAAGAAAGCTGCACGTACAGGTATTGTAAAACACTTATGATCTAATAAACATATGCAGTATACCAAGTCGATCTTATACATGCATTGCGTAGTCCGAGGAACACGATGACGAGCTGACCTGCCTTggcttatttaaatatgaaagcAAAGTATTATCGGCTAGTAATAAAGGGAAAATGTACGTGTACAATTGGGGAGAATTTGGACTACATTCGGACGAATTTCCAAGTGCCACAAAGAAGGCGATAAATTGTATGATTCCCGTTACGGAAAATGTAGTGATAACTGGTGAGGAGGATGGAATAGTTAGGTAAGCGATAAAGAGAGAATTATGCGACATTTTATGATATGCAAAGATTGTATCATTTGTACTTTGTACGATATTCATGTAATATCACGTCTATATAATGAACAGGGCAACTAGTCTGTTTCCTCATCGCCAACTCGGCATAGTTGGGCAACACAACTTTTCCGTCGAGACACTCGATATCAGCAACGACGGGACTTTAATAGCATCCTCTTCGCACGATAATGATATCAAATTCTGGAATGTGCAGTATTTCGAGACCTTGAACGTCGCCGAACCGAAAAAAGGTGGAAAGCGAAAATGGCTCGAGCACAATCTTCCTAGCAGTCAAGTTAATAATCGATCCGATTTCTTTTCAGAATTGTAATTTCAACGATAATAAAGTTACATAACTTTGTCAATTTGTACTGTTTAATCGAAAGATATACACTATAGATATAATAGTTCTTACATATCGTTCTAAAATAATGGCATTTAGTTTTGAACTCATTTGACATCGTTTAGCATATCGGAATAAACGGATGAACGAGTAATATTACGAATCATGTGCATTTTATACATAGTTATCGATACATGCGCACTACACAAACTTATATgtgaatataatattcatgtaTAATACTTTGTTTTGATTAAACTTGGAAAATATCTTACAAAATATAAGTCCATACATATTCTACTACATTGGTGGATagctatatttatatctagGATATTATCATACGTTATcagttcttttataaattgtcAAAGCAATATTATATAGTCCATCTAGATATACGTAtcatatatcattaaatagattaattaaaatcatggCGTGCTTTAGGAGTAGATGAAACTCTCAAATTCGTCTTTTGTAATTCTATAAATCTTATCTCAGTCATAAAAAATGTGCTCTGGTAAACATTTATAGCAATTGAATTAAATAGATggaatataaatgatattctgatataggtaatataaaatatgaaaattttagctAGGAATATCCCTCCGTGAACAATAAGGAATGATTTCGTTCTCTTTTGAGTCCTATTCAAATTGCATTATAACGCAATTAGGAGACAAAATACAACTGTTTCATCGTTACCGCTTATTGATGATTTATCTGGCGTAAATATTCAGGTGCGTGATAATGTTGTTGCGCGTGTGCCAGTGAAGGGTGTAACGGAGGCTGAAAACAGCGCACGTGTTCCACGCTTGCCGCATCGCTGTCTCcgcttttcaaatatttattcaacacGGCAAATATCTGCGAGTTTAATACTTGAAATCGCCTTATCCGATCCACCATCCTCTTCAAATGCTTTAAAGACAAGTAACATACATATTGTTAGCTAGAATGTAAAGTGAGCAGATCATCAGTCATGCATATAGATCGTATACTTACTATTCCTTTAACGTTCTCGTCTTTCCCATCCACACGTTGTACTCGAAGAATGTGGTAGCAAAAATCAAGTGCCTCAAACCTACGTTGTTGGCCCAAAAGGACGACCATGGCGCATCCCGCCCAGTGCAAACCTTCGCCGAACAATTCTCTACAAGAGAGAAGCAACCGCAATCACATTGTTACAATGTTGATACACAAAGAAGCGTATATTACGTTACATTAATTGTTATACTAACTCAACAGTAAATTCAGTTTCACCAACGGGAATACAGTATACAAATTGAAGCGCGCTCCAAAGTCTATGGAATTCCGTGCATTCGTCCACATTCATTACACCATTTACCGGCGGTGGCCCGACCCAGATAGGGTCGTCTAAGAAACTTCGTAATCTGCTAAGCACAACTTCGAATATCGATAAGCCGCAGCACAGTCGCTCGCGCGTCAACAAATCTCCTTCCCTGGCAATCATGGCTTGCTGAAAAGACAAATCGCGcatagattaaattaaaaaagaagaatacaGTGTATGCTTGGGAGATACATTGCATGTTGCTTACCTTAGCGGTACCTAATTTATCTACGTTGGGAACAATTTGTAAAGCCGCATACTTCGCCTCTAATCGTTTCTGTTTggtctcaggtttctctcccTCTGAAAATTGCATACGTAAATAATAAGCGTCTAATTTCCCATACAACTGTTCCTTATTTCCACTCGAATTAGTTTATACATGCCAAGTAACTGCTTCTCACCTTTGCAGTAGGGTCTGGGCAAAATATTCTGAAACGGCGCTGCATGTAGCAAATCGCACACTTCCTCTTGTGACAGAGCTTGTTCCATTAAAAGACAAAATAGAATCGTATTGCCGAACTCGCGGAAATTATGAAACAATTCAGTCTTAGCGTCCGGATATTGCACAATGTCGTTTAACTGGGCATGATAATAGCCCAAAACTCCAGGGGATCCGTAATCATATCGTGGAAGCTTGCAGACTTTAGGCATAGCTTCCATCAAGGTCTTCGTAAATTGATGCAGGCTTCCTTGGATCAAGGTCTTaacaattttcaaaagttCTTCCATAACCACAGCTATCCCCTGATATCCAAGAAGCTTACATATAGTACGAAAATGATGCGGACCGACGAATCCCGTATACTGTCCATATTGAGTGCTGTAAGCCAGATTCAACTGCTTACTACCCCAGAGATAATGATGCGACATTTGCGGCGGTTTATCTCTATGAACGGGTTGTACGAATTGTAGGCCGCGACACTTGacaaatctgtaaaataatacatgttaataacattaaatcgATAGAACAGATACGCTAACAATAAGCGTATAAACGTAACACAAGTATACCTGTTTGTGGCGGCGTTGTAACAATAATTCGGTAAAAAGTCGTAATTCAATTCCCAGAATACATGAAGGGTGATTCTTCCGTATGGGGCTAGAACATTGTGATTCGCCTCTCTGAACATGGCATCGTACTCGTCCAACGCGAGCCACTTACTTAAAAGCTTGTGAGTAAGGCGATTGACTTGCAACAAACCGTCTAGCTCCTGCGGGATATCAAGTATCGATTAATTGCAGGAAACACTTGCAGCGCAACGATTATAGACTGGTCGCACGCATGCGAGGCTTACCACGACTCCAGTTATATCGCCGGATTCGAATTTGCTAATGGCCAAATCCAATGATTTTTGCATGTCCGCGTTGATACGTTGCGTTATAAGTTTGTTCAAGTCAATACTTCTTCCCAATAGCTGAACGTGCCTCTGTTTCAGCAACGTTTCGTATCTGTTAGCACGGGGATATGGAAGTAAATACGCCCCGAGAGCTACACATTCTACTCTGAATCGTTTGTCCAACAAGATACTAGCCGCCAGCTGCTTGTAATGCGCGAAAATCTGTTCGCTAAGTTTGTAAACGAATTGATCGAAGCATAGATTTACTTCGGCTTCCACTTCGTCGTATAGAAATTGTTTACGGAATATCGTCAGTGCGTACAAGGCGCTATCATTATATAAATCCAGAGGATACAAAACGTAcctgcaaaattaataatagaaatgaTATATCGTCGGAATAACTACTACGTGCTACACAAATGTACGTGTTGCATtctaattcataatttaaggAGCGCTATTGTATTCTTGACAACTCATATAGGAACTTACTCCATCATCGATGGTTCCTTGCTTCTCAATATGTGATCGGTCAATATCCACGGCATAGACATTTCAATGGGAAACTGAAACAGTTTACCGATTAAACGTttggatataaaatatgacgAATCGTATTTCTATGTATGGCATCTTTTGCAACGATAGGTGAAATAATGCCTGAGAAAACTGAGCTTTGAATTGTAATTTCCGGCATTGTTTCGAACGTGGCATCGGTTATCTATTGTACGCGCAGCGAACGAGAAATACCTGAATGCGTTTCTCCATGGTGATTAAGTCGCTGCACTCCTCGTTATGCTGGTGACGTACTTGGCATTTCTAGtcatgaaataaattacagaCTATTTTACAGGCTATTTTCATAATAGTAGCTTCGGTATGCAAGCAAATGCAAAAAGGTGTTAAAACAAGTCGCAAAATTTATGCTCATTAATCGGTGAATGCTAAATACGGTCTCTGCACATTCAAATCAGATGAATATGATCGTCCGTACGCAGCtattgatttctttttctaatcgGCAAATTATACGATGcggagatattaaaattacgctGAGAgtcaagttaaaaaaataacgttcTTTACCTGTATTTTCCTACCCATTGTCATTTCCAGATAAAATTCTCTGTACCATAGCTGCGACAAGTCGCAACAATTCTGTAGAGATTCTacaaaaggaaagagaaagagaaaattgttaagagaaagcagaaaaataattgtggaAATAACAGCCATTTACTTACCACTGAAATTCAGAAGATAACTCCAGTAAAAACTAGTTTTATGGAACTGATCaatttgaacgagatattGGCCGTCGATGTCTTTCCTTAGAGTACGTTTCCCACCGCTTTTGTCGGCTATTAATGATTCTAACATGGTTCGCACCATATACAATTGCGTGGAAGACGGACCTATTTAGTTTCATCGTAATCAGTTTTCAAAGTCGATAGCAACAcataagtaagaaataaatatggtATGCGGCGTATTAATGGAAGACTGACCAACATTTCTTCGCGGGACTTTAATGCCGAATCCATTATCTGGATCTTTTTTGCCTTTCAAGGCGGGATCTCCGAGTGGTTCCACTCCGAAATGCCAATCCGCACAAGTTTCTCTAACGGAAACAATTATactaaaagaaaacaaaaaaagaaataatgtaGAAGACCACTCTTTTCATTTTAAAgctattttaacaatttatagtTAATATAGTTTATGTTCTAACCTTCGAATCaaatcctttttatttttgatcgtTTTCCTTAAAGGTTCACGCAATGCAAGTTGCACAAAGTCTTGCAGCTCAGCATATATATTCCTACGTATCGCGTCAATAAAAACTGTCTCCATACGTGCCATCAATACCTGCAATCCTTTAATCATCGCTATAACTTCTATAAGAGCAAACTTCTCCTCGTCAGTGTAGTTATAGCGCGTAGCCTATGTAAGAAAAGtagtgttaataaaaataaatatttttctaaattaataaacgtaataataatgtaaaatgctGAGGGATGTTAATAGAGTAATAATCATACCCTTTCGTATTCTTCAGCCTCTTGCGGACATTCTTTGTTCATGTGATGGTCAGTGGGATGCAGTAGCTTCCAACTGTACAGCTCTGTCACAACACTGGTCCATTGCGAGAGTAATTGTAACCCGCGTAATGCCAGTTCCGCGGTGTCTCGATTTTCCGTGTCGCTTCGGCATTCCTTGTACGTCGTAGTCACTTCGTTGCTATATCTGTACAATTGTCAAACACGTTGCATTGTCAAACAGGCACCAAGTTAAGAACGAAAGAGATACGAATAAGATATTAATGGTACCTTGCCAATTCACTGATATACTTCACGTGATCTTCTCTGATCTGAGGAAGGTGCACCATAAGATCGGCTTGCGGACTCATGCTATTTGACGACGCAGACAGTGGCCACTTTGACGCGTCAAAGTGCTTCGAGCGTTTGATATAATTGAACGGTGCAATTTGCATGTCTCCGAACAATGGCACTACCTCCAGGTTCTTAAAGATTCTATCGATTCTGTCCaacttcaattttttcttttggtcGAGCTTATTGATGTTACACAATTCGCTGTCCATCAGGAATAAACCGAAGCCCATCACTTTCACCAACATGTGCTTCTCATTAGGCGTGAGATACATCTTAGTTTCAAACATGTGGACACAGATATTGACCACGTCCGCTAGTAATTCCTCATATCCCGTGATCTTCTCGAGATTTTCTTTAACCGTGTcgcgaattttattttgcgtcGCCAAGAACATTGACAAATTCTGGGATTCTTGCAGTGTCTGAGAGTCCGACATCACCTTCAGGAACTGCGCAGCTCTAAAAGATTAAGCAAAACACACTTAAGAATAAGAGGAACAGCtgaaaatattcaatgaaAATCTTATTCTCCGTACATGCTCACCTTCTATATGTGGAATAGTCATTCTTTACGCTGGATTTCATGTTTTTCAATTCGTCCAATACCGCAAACATGTTGATGAATTTTCCCAGGGTCAACAAGTATGCCTCGGATACAAAATCCTTTCTTTTCTCATGATGACACAATCGCTTAACTTCTGCTGAAAAGCGTTCAATCGCTTTTCTCTGAAACATGAATACACATATGTGCGACATGTAGAGAAAGCcaaactccgattaacttaacTTGTATTTGATTCGACCAGTCAAATTGCTTgaaacaacatttttaaatgtataatttgttGTCCCTAAATTCTTTCTTATGtcaatttcaaacaataaaaaaattgtacctgTGTTTCACTAATAAATGAAGTTAATCATAGTTTGGCCAAAGTTACCGCAACACAAAGCAATTTAAACTCACTTGAAAATACATGAAATTCAGCAATTTGTTCACTTCAGGTGCCAGCACCTCCACCGTCTTCTCGTAAATCTCCACTCGGTTTGGCTGCTCGTTGGATTTCGGCTGTGGAATCGCGCGCGAGCAGCATCTCCAGGTATACAGCATCACCGCATGCTCCAGTCCTTCTTCCAGCAACTCgttctacattttttaaaccaaGAAATTATCTCATTTGAATTGCGCACACATCGGGGGGAGGGGTTTGCGATCAATGGCTAGGCTTACCAGACTCGCGTGTACGGTCGCTTCTTCTATGTACTTAGCGATACCCGTCACAAAGCCGTTTCTGTCCTCGAAATTGGTGTCAAAGTTCGCCTGATACACCACGGAGCACGGTTGGGCCTCTATGCAGGGCTGCTCGTCCGGCAGCGTGAACTCGTCCAGCACGTCGACGTTCGACAGAGCGTCGCCCAGAGTAACCTTGTCGGTAGTCATCTCGTCGCTCTCTCGCAGCTGGTCCTCCGTGAGACAAGGTCCGGCGAAATCTAAGAGGTTAAGTGTGCTCCGTAACAAGGAATATGTATACCTCTACGTGCGTGGACAATATTTATGCGTATTTCACACGCGCATCACGACACAATTTCGGGATCTCGTCAGATCCGCCGTTCAGACTCACGAACGTCGGCGAGATCGCGGACGGGAACAGTCCCGGACCCACTAATAGACATCTCGAGACGCGAACGAGCGTTTCCCACGGAGCATCGTCAGCGTTGAAACTAATTGTCGCGACGACCCCGATATCCCGTCGCCACCGCGAGCCGCTTCCCGTTTCCCGTCCTCGTTTCCCGAACGTCAAAAATTGGTGGCATAACACAGGCGTGCGTATGTACGCGGAACAGGGGAGGATGTCAGAAGAGGAAACACCGGGAAGACGGAGGGTGGGGTCCCCTGGAGCGGATTGGGGAGCGTCCCGTTTATGACATTGCGATTGCCCACGTGGCCACTCACAGCTCTTGATGCCTGGAGTTTTTCCACTTGACCGGCCAAtcggatatttttctttctaatcGGCCAATCGGCGACGCGAATTGAGTTCCACTTTCGACGCTCTCATCCAAACGCGCCTTTATCCCTTTCTTGTGTGTGTGAACCGTGAAGTGTGAAGTGTGCACGTGTGCAGTTCGCCGCACAAATGTCTTTCTCGATCTGTCACTGTTCGTAACGAGGAGGCGCGCATTGATAAGGGATGCACGCGTATCCACTTCCATATATACCGATAAGAGCTCGCTACATAATTTGGTTGATAACGCACGGACACGAGGAAAACATGTGATAATCAGTCGTCCGGAGTTTTTCTTTGCCACATTCCTCTTTGTTTTCCACTCCCAGATATTTGCGTGCTATTCGCAATTAAAAGGTATGGTATGGAATTGTCGGAACAAGCTATATATCCGATCTTATAACTAATCTAATCACTCTTATGTCTCCTGTAGGGCGACACGCAAGCTAAGTGAAGCTAAGGATGGCGAACGAGATATCGGTGAACGTTCTGACGCTGAACTGCTGGTGAGGAAATACTCATCCTAacgaaattttcatttatatttcacaaaCACAAACGCCTAAATCGTGGCTTTTGATTCACGCATGTTTTGACACCTCAGGGGCATACCATATGTTTCGAGAGACAGGTGCACTCGTATAACCGCTATCGCGGAGAAATGTGCCAGCAGGGAGTACGATATAGTTTGCTTGCAAGAGGTTTGGTCCGTTGAGGATTTCAAGCTGATAAAGACAAAAGCGCAGGAGGTGCTTCCCTACTCACATTACTTTTACAGGTACGACGGATTACTTTAGACTAGACATCCGGATAATTCAAATCGTTAATAATCACTAATAATTGTCATTTTATGTTTCTCGCCCAGTGGAGTCTTTGGGTCTGGAGTGTGTATCTTGTCACGATATCCCATTTACGACGTTATGTTTCACAAGTGGCCTTTAAATGGCTACGTTCACAAGGTGCATCATGGAGACTGGTTTGGTGGCAAAGGAGTTGGgctgtgtaaaataaaaattcataacatGAATGTCAATGTTTATGTCACACATGTACGTCTATCCAGCTAACTTTTTTCGTTGTTACTCGATTATCCGCATAACGTCATTCTTCTACGTGATATGAGCAATGTAATGTACAATCGAACAGCTTGCGATGCCTTTTAAAGGATGACAAAACGTTCATCATTCTTACTCGACAGTTGCACGCGGAATATAATCGAGAGAATGACGAGTATATGGCTCACAGAGTGCTACAAGCGTTTGACACTGCTCAATTTGTGAGGATGACGAGCGGCGGCGCGGATGCTATCGTATTAGGTGGCGATCTCAACACGGAGCCGTCAGACTTGGCGTACAAAATTATACGAGGTGTTGCCGGTTTAGCGGATACTTGCCCTAATAGCGCGAGCCATATCGGGACCAACGAATGTGCCAATAATAGTTACACCAGCTCAAAAGTCGCCCGAACGAACCCGGATGGAAAGCGTATAGATCATATTATGTATTTGGGTTCGAAAACTGTGAAGGTAAGGGATCAACGCGACGAGCATGAAAATATTGATGTAATGTAATCACGGAATCATGATAACTTCCAGGTTGAAGTGACAAATTTTCAACATCCCTTGCCAAATCGTGTaccatataaaaattttagttattcCGACCATGAAGCTATAATGGCTACACTTAAATTTACCAATGGTaagtaatacatttttaatttccgcacgtgttacacatgtacatatacatatttatttattctttcgaTTTACTTTTCCGATTAATGATTTATACATTTGCTTGCAGATAAACATGTTCCGGACGATCCAGATGTTACTGATTCCTTGAAAGAAGCAATGAAAATTTGCGAAAAcggattaaaaaatgtacatcgCCAACGTTTCTGGTATGCGGTATCAGCCTGTATACTGATTATTCCATTAATTTGGTCTGTCTGGCTAAATTGCATGAACATGTCTTTAGCTGTAGACATCGGTTTGAATATAGTGTGCATTTTTCTAACtgcaatattatgttataCTCTGTTTATGAGTTCAATATGGAATAGCGTAGAGAAGAATGCATTAAAAGCCGGATGTTCAGCCATAGAGATTTACATGACGCAATTGAGTAATGATTCACGTCAAAACTGAACGTCTTTGTGCAACAATACAATGACTTCCAAAgaagaattgggaattgacgcaaaattaattaattaaattcaaacaaaagtttcgttaaataaaaaaaaatatattttgtaatataaattagatcATGTTTTATGACATTATATACATCAAATTTTAAGATGgcatttgttttaatttattttaagttttgcaTTTATACCTTATTGTTATTGAATAAGACTCGGAGTCGATATAAGTTAAGTTAAACATTCAAAAAGCAAGGTACAAATAATCGTAgtggctgtttttttttaattgttcgtTATTATCGAAGAGTTGCAACTGTGTTGGATATGCGTCTAGAAATAGACATAACAATATTACACCGGTCGACCAATTATACGAACTATGCATATCTATCCACAGGAATCAACATTGTGaatcaaaatatatctattcaCATATTCATGCATTTATGGTTCGATCGTAATGTTGAAACTGAAGTTTAGTTCTTCAAATCCAGTCTTTCAAGCGTCTcgttttatacaaattgtgTTCTATATTTCTAATGTCCATATCGTACTCTGCtacaatgttaaataataaacattaggTATAggtttgttatatttttgtgaaatattCAGTATTTTCTCAATATggcattatatattttattataactataatacaATGCTATAAAACGAATGGTTATTGCCTTTAAAATTTCCTACAGCTCCATGGAATCtccatatacatatgttgCGTGGGAATGTCTTTTAGTATAAATGTAGTCAAATACAtgagaaatattaatcttatgTAGTCCTTATGCACATATACACCATTCGTAagtgattatatatacaatttagatacatatagaataaaatggcttctaataaataacgtttacataatatataatatatataattgactAAGCAGTGTATAGccaaagaaaattgaaagctCAATACGCTGCCGTTTCTGCATTGTATAGCCATAGCTTTCATAAATTTGCTTCGTTGGGTGATATTAAGACcgttatttaaaagaatattttttgtaaatttgttCTGTGATAAAATTGTCTACATTTTCTCAGACGCtctttggtttttttttatccttgcGATACTTAGGGTAGCTGCTCCACATAATTCTTCGGCACTAAACCTGTTTTACCATTTAATGTACCTTCTAGCCAACCTGGTTCCAAAGAGGCCTTAActgcaataatatattttgttacatacttctttcatattaaaatcaatactCTCGTGCCGCTCTTACCGTTCGTGATAATTTGATTTGGTTCAAATGATAATTCCCCATCATTTTCTGCCATACACGCGTATAATGTTCGTACTCTCCTGAGAAAATTCATACAAGCTTAGAATCTCAATCTtcctaaaattttacatatagaatACTTACCAGATTCCTGGAATTTGACCAGGACTCGAACGCCCGCTACTGGGTGAAGTGTTGATGctataattatgcataaaatcataaagaaaacaacatttatcgaatgtacaataaaaaaaggttttagcTTTTTGTCAACGGAAAAATTGGGATATCTTACGGACATATCGATGACGAGTTGCTTCGCTGAGGGTAAGCCGTGGGATAGTGCACGGATATCATAGTGCCACGTTTGTGCTTTATTGGTAACTCGCTTGTAAAGGGATGAGGATCCGACGCGATCGACTCGCTCGAACTGCTCGTATTGCCACCGCTCAGGActgagataataaaattttcatt
This genomic stretch from Temnothorax longispinosus isolate EJ_2023e chromosome 9, Tlon_JGU_v1, whole genome shotgun sequence harbors:
- the Sra-1 gene encoding cytoplasmic FMR1-interacting protein, with the protein product MSISGSGTVPVRDLADVHFAGPCLTEDQLRESDEMTTDKVTLGDALSNVDVLDEFTLPDEQPCIEAQPCSVVYQANFDTNFEDRNGFVTGIAKYIEEATVHASLNELLEEGLEHAVMLYTWRCCSRAIPQPKSNEQPNRVEIYEKTVEVLAPEVNKLLNFMYFQRKAIERFSAEVKRLCHHEKRKDFVSEAYLLTLGKFINMFAVLDELKNMKSSVKNDYSTYRRAAQFLKVMSDSQTLQESQNLSMFLATQNKIRDTVKENLEKITGYEELLADVVNICVHMFETKMYLTPNEKHMLVKVMGFGLFLMDSELCNINKLDQKKKLKLDRIDRIFKNLEVVPLFGDMQIAPFNYIKRSKHFDASKWPLSASSNSMSPQADLMVHLPQIREDHVKYISELARYSNEVTTTYKECRSDTENRDTAELALRGLQLLSQWTSVVTELYSWKLLHPTDHHMNKECPQEAEEYERATRYNYTDEEKFALIEVIAMIKGLQVLMARMETVFIDAIRRNIYAELQDFVQLALREPLRKTIKNKKDLIRSIIVSVRETCADWHFGVEPLGDPALKGKKDPDNGFGIKVPRRNVGPSSTQLYMVRTMLESLIADKSGGKRTLRKDIDGQYLVQIDQFHKTSFYWSYLLNFSESLQNCCDLSQLWYREFYLEMTMGRKIQKCQVRHQHNEECSDLITMEKRIQFPIEMSMPWILTDHILRSKEPSMMEYVLYPLDLYNDSALYALTIFRKQFLYDEVEAEVNLCFDQFVYKLSEQIFAHYKQLAASILLDKRFRVECVALGAYLLPYPRANRYETLLKQRHVQLLGRSIDLNKLITQRINADMQKSLDLAISKFESGDITGVVELDGLLQVNRLTHKLLSKWLALDEYDAMFREANHNVLAPYGRITLHVFWELNYDFLPNYCYNAATNRFVKCRGLQFVQPVHRDKPPQMSHHYLWGSKQLNLAYSTQYGQYTGFVGPHHFRTICKLLGYQGIAVVMEELLKIVKTLIQGSLHQFTKTLMEAMPKVCKLPRYDYGSPGVLGYYHAQLNDIVQYPDAKTELFHNFREFGNTILFCLLMEQALSQEEVCDLLHAAPFQNILPRPYCKEGEKPETKQKRLEAKYAALQIVPNVDKLGTAKQAMIAREGDLLTRERLCCGLSIFEVVLSRLRSFLDDPIWVGPPPVNGVMNVDECTEFHRLWSALQFVYCIPVGETEFTVEELFGEGLHWAGCAMVVLLGQQRRFEALDFCYHILRVQRVDGKDENVKGIHLKRMVDRIRRFQVLNSQIFAVLNKYLKSGDSDAASVEHVRCFQPPLHPSLAHAQQHYHAPEYLRQINHQ
- the Nsmase gene encoding putative neutral sphingomyelinase, encoding MANEISVNVLTLNCWGIPYVSRDRCTRITAIAEKCASREYDIVCLQEVWSVEDFKLIKTKAQEVLPYSHYFYSGVFGSGVCILSRYPIYDVMFHKWPLNGYVHKVHHGDWFGGKGVGLCKIKIHNMNVNVYVTHLHAEYNRENDEYMAHRVLQAFDTAQFVRMTSGGADAIVLGGDLNTEPSDLAYKIIRGVAGLADTCPNSASHIGTNECANNSYTSSKVARTNPDGKRIDHIMYLGSKTVKVEVTNFQHPLPNRVPYKNFSYSDHEAIMATLKFTNDKHVPDDPDVTDSLKEAMKICENGLKNVHRQRFWYAVSACILIIPLIWSVWLNCMNMSLAVDIGLNIVCIFLTAILCYTLFMSSIWNSVEKNALKAGCSAIEIYMTQLSNDSRQN
- the LOC139819558 gene encoding WD repeat-containing protein 55 homolog, giving the protein MHWKMGKSMDNLLSDDDDIDDSDVSMDQDTSDDDESSTNESASDSDDGVPVKKSKASASSSAGEPSSQQNEDNDEEDVNSDTDEVVKAILDAKKLHRNHPPSITLEDMITDICFHPKVDTIAVASITGDVFMYKYNNEETNLASTMELHLKACRDIEFSADGRSLFSTGKDLCIAITDVETEKLVRLYEGAHEQPVYTMTIINEHVFVTGDDDGVVKLWDLRRKESEPVFSIKEVEDYISAMITNKDAKYLVCASGAGLTTINIPERKLHVQSEEHDDELTCLGLFKYESKVLSASNKGKMYVYNWGEFGLHSDEFPSATKKAINCMIPVTENVVITGEEDGIVRATSLFPHRQLGIVGQHNFSVETLDISNDGTLIASSSHDNDIKFWNVQYFETLNVAEPKKGGKRKWLEHNLPSSQVNNRSDFFSEL